One window of Athalia rosae chromosome 2, iyAthRosa1.1, whole genome shotgun sequence genomic DNA carries:
- the LOC105683295 gene encoding hemolymph lipopolysaccharide-binding protein-like encodes MWKLLVIAFLTQVSAAPSVEPNTEQNFRPSRVQSTETPCHCPSSSNSPAQIESGTGTNHPLPWGSSNSMQNLVLHGMPCVCSLGPSRLPIRDDYKYTPGVGSHKLHTRALPWNEARKMCNEEGGHLAVINSVVEAQVLMDMFNTSGPIKNAAYNYVAYVGIHDLYKEGEWVSISGESLARTGYTKWTDKWGGQPDNGEGKQHCGAFFNEGGLDDVACDAAFAYFCELPTMQFFH; translated from the exons ATGTGGAAGTTGCTGGTCATCGCCTTCTTAACGCAAGTGAGCGCTGCTCCTTCCGTGGAACCGAATACAGAACAAAATTTTAGACCCAGCAGAGTCCAATCTACCGAAACACCGTGCCATTGTCCTTCGTCCTCAAATTCCCCTGCCCAGATCGAATCGGGGACCGGCACGAATCACCCTTTACCCTGGGGATCGAGCAATTCGATGCAGAACCTTGTACTCCACGGAATGCCCTGCGTCTGCAGCCTCGGCCCATCCAGGTTGCCGATAAGGGACGACTACAAATACACGCCAGGTGTTGGTTCGCACAAACTCCACACGCGAGCTCTGCCCTGGAACGAGGCGAGGAAAATGTGCAACGAGGAGGGCGGCCACCTCGCAGTCATTAACTCCGTCGTTGAAGCGCAG GTGCTGATGGACATGTTCAACACGTCAGGGCCGATAAAGAACGCAGCCTACAACTACGTGGCGTACGTGGGCATCCACGACCTCTACAAAGAGGGTGAATGGGTTTCGATATCAGGTGAATCGCTGGCTCGTACTGGATACACCAAATGGACGGACAAGTGGGGTGGGCAGCCGGACAACGGTGAGGGAAAACAACATTGCGGCGCCTTCTTCAACGAAGGAGGTCTCGATGACGTAGCCTGCGACGCAGCCTTCGCATATTTCTGCGAGTTACCAACGATGCAATTCTTCCATTGA